The Acidobacteriota bacterium genomic sequence CCGAACGACGGGGTTCTTATGGCCGCGACGAAGCCGAGATTCCTAGAATTCGGGGCAGCGAGGCCGGTGTTCGGATCGATGCCCGGATCCGGAGCTGGAGGCACGTTGTCGAACACGATGGTTCTGCCCGTACTGTCTACAATCTGGCGAATTAGGTGCTCCATTCCAGCCTGCGTGTCATAGGAAACGGTGACAAAGTGACCGGACGTGTCTTCGATCCGAGTGACGTACCATCCGCGGGAATCGTTGTCGGCTGGGTTGTGCGGTCGTCCGCCGGAAGTACACGATGAATTATTTGGGTCAATAGTCCGGTCGGGGACCCAATGGTCCATCAGGTACGTTGTTCCATCGGGCATGGTCAGTCGGTATCCGAGCACGGGATGATTGGGATCGTTCGAGGAATTGGCGCCCAGGCGGAGGAAGCGGATGAAACTCATGTCATCCGTGCTACCAGTGGTCTGGGTCATGTTTTTCGTGAGTTCACGTTCCGTTCCATCACCCAGATGGAGGACCAGCACACGGGTATCGTCTCCGATCGAGTCGCAAACCGGGACAGACCACTGCCAGAGGACATGTCCCAGCTCCAGCGTGAATCCAACACCTGCCTGACCCCGGGACTCGAGCGTCGAGTGGTACCAAGGAGATCCAAGGTATCGCCAGACCTTCGAGGAATAGTTCAGCGAGAGTTGGTAGCTCAGGCTGGGCGAGACGACTTCCGCGGGTCCGATGGGAATTTGAAATGTCAGTTGGCCGGAGAGCGCGTCGACGGAGTCTCCCAGCGCACTGGAGAAGACGTGATTTGTCGCTGCCCCGCGGACGGTGTTGTCGTTCAGAACGGCGGATGCCGTCGAACACGCCCAGGCCAGAATAAGTGCGGGAACGGCGATTGAGGGGCAAAGGGGCTGCGTGAGCCTGCGGGGCAGGGAGAGCATCGTGAAGTCCTCCAACGGAAGCACTTCTTCGGCTACTATTCTGTCTTTGCACGAGGTGGGGTGGGCGGCAGCGCCCCTTGATGTGATGTCGCGGCCTTTATACTGCCATCTCGTCACGACTGTCAAGAATTATTTATGAGAGACGAGAAGTCCCCGCTTGCGAAAGACCTGACTGTTCGGAACCGGTCACTTTGTTGGCTGGGAGCGCTCGGACTGGCGGTTTTACTCGGGTCGTTCGTCCCCGCCGCTGAGCTTCGTCAGCGACGCTCGTCGCGATCCACAATTTCGCGGGTCGAGCGGCAAGGTGATCTCTTCGGCATCGTCGAGGCCACCCTCCGCCTCAACCCCGAGGCAATCCATCGAAGAGAGAGAAAGAACGCCCTCCGCCAGATCGACGGCCTCGCCGAGCGAGTGAAGACCGCCCTGCCGCCCGCCGCCTCCGCCAAGCAGACGATCGACGCCATCAACGACCTCCTCTTCGCCAAGGAGGGATACCACGGCACCACCGCCCTCTCGGACCCCAACAATCTCTCCATCCCGAAGCTCTTGAAGGCCAAACGAGGCACCTGTGTCAGCCTCGTGATCCTCTACCTGGCCATCGCCGAGCGCCTCGGCCTCGACGTCTACGCGGCCGCGACGCCGGTTCACCTCTTTATTAGGTACGAAGGACCCGACGGCGTCATCAACATCGAGACGCTCGAACAGGGACGAGCGGTCGAGGACGCCGAGTACCGCCGGCAGCACCGGATGGCAGATTCCTCCATCGACCGCGGCCTCTTCATGCGGCCGCTGACCAAGCGAGCCGTCATCGCGCACTTCCTCAGCAACCGGGGAGCCATCGCCTCAAGAGCGGGCCAAAAGGAGGACGCCCTCGAGGACTTCGACGCCGCGATCGAGCTCTACCCCGACCTCGAAGCCGCTTACTACAACCGAGGTCTCGAGCACCTGAAGGCCGGCGAGTTCGAGGCGGCGAGAGCCGACCTGACGACGGCGATCGAGCTCCACCCCCTCGACGCGCAGGCCTTCAACAATCGGGGCCTCGCCGACCTCAAGCTCGGCGACAACGCCGCCGCTCGCCGCGATTTCGAGGAGGCGATGCGCATCGACCCCGCGCAGAAGGAGGCCCGTGAGAATCTGAAGCGCCTGAACCCGTGATGTACCCTCCCCCCCCATGCCCGACGCGCCGCACCACCCCCCACTCCACCCCGACGACCAGCCCACCCTCGCCGGGCGTCCGCAGGGCGACGCCCCCGAAGAGCGCGTCCCGCGGTACCGCCTGATCCAGCGGATCGGCGAAGGGGGCATGGGCGACGTCTACCTCGCCGACCAGCTCGAGCCGATCAAGAGGAAGGTCGCGCTCAAGATCGTCAAGCGCGGCCTCGACACGCGCGAGGTCCTCGCCCGGTTCGACGTCGAGAGGCAGACCCTCGCGCTGATGGATCACGCCGCGATCGCGACGGTGCTCGACGCCGGGAGC encodes the following:
- a CDS encoding tetratricopeptide repeat protein, translated to MKTALPPAASAKQTIDAINDLLFAKEGYHGTTALSDPNNLSIPKLLKAKRGTCVSLVILYLAIAERLGLDVYAAATPVHLFIRYEGPDGVINIETLEQGRAVEDAEYRRQHRMADSSIDRGLFMRPLTKRAVIAHFLSNRGAIASRAGQKEDALEDFDAAIELYPDLEAAYYNRGLEHLKAGEFEAARADLTTAIELHPLDAQAFNNRGLADLKLGDNAAARRDFEEAMRIDPAQKEARENLKRLNP